The genomic region ATGCTTTGGACATGGTTTCTCTGGCAATTAAAGGTTCAGCAGTGGAAAAGACCCCTTCTATTCCTTCTATACTTATGTTATTTTTAACTAAAAATTCAGAGAATTCTGTTAATAAGGTGGAATAGCCATATACATATCTTGGTTTAAAAATTTTTATCTGCTCAATCCACTTATACATATTTTCATTTGTGTAATTCTTGGTATCAAGCAGCAATCTCCTTTTAAACCATAAGCCTAAACGACGCTTAGGATTGTCCAGTTCACCCAAACGTTTTAAATCAGAAACAATCCATAATGACTTATTCCAGGTCTCCCAGCCGCACCAGGCATTAGATCTATATCTTAAAGCAAAACCACGTTCCTGGTCTTCTGTACTCTTATAAATTTTTAGAGGAATACCTGTTGATCCACCGGTTGCAGAATAACATATTTTGCTCTTAGACAGCCTTGGATCAATAAGTCGGCTAAAATCATCTCTTATATTTTGCTTTCTCAATTCCGGTATTTTGGAATAATCCTTTAAATCCTTTATATCTTCAGGATGTATATCCAATTCATTAAATAAATTCCTATAATATGGAATATTTGTATAACAATGATCAAGTAATTTCTTTAATCCTTTAGTTTGAATATCTATTAACTCTTCAAACGTCAATAGATCTCTTTTTCTCAGCTCCTGATAATATTTCAATCTATTTTGTTTTTTATATTTATAAAACCAAGACATTATAAAGTTTTTAAACAGGAAATCTTGCATAATTTCCTTCCTTTATATAATAAATAGTTGTAATAATATTCTATAGATGTTTCTTATCAATTTTCTATACCTTTAGTGATTAAAAAGATAGCATAATTTTTAAGTAAGATTAAGATTCATAAAATATCCAATTTACCTAGTTTTATAGCCCAAAAGACTATCAGTAATTTAGGTTTAAACTTTAATAATTTTATACATTACTTCAATTAAACTCTTTTAAATATCAGTTAAAATAAAAAATCGTATAAAATTATTAAAGGAGAAATTAATAATGCCTAAAGCTGAAGTTAAGATCTACACCACAGATTATTGCCCATACTGTAAAAAAGCTAAAAGTCTACTTGCTTCTAAAGGACTAAAATACGAAGAGATCGATATAACTAATGATCCTGACACCAGATCAAAGCTGGTTCAAATGACAGGAAGGAATACTGTTCCTCAAATTTTTATTAACAGCAAACACATTGGAGGATACACTGATCTGGAGAGAGATAATATGTCAGGACACCTGGATTTATTGTTAAATGAACAAGAAAGTGAGAGTTGAGTACTAAACTAGATAACAATCTGGCAAATTTATTATTAAATGCTGTTTTACTTATTTCGAACAGCTTAGATATTTCATTCCCAAATCCGGATAAAAGATATAAAGCTTCTATTAGCTATGTTTATAAAGTTTTAACAGTAATTTATCTTGAAAAAACCCGTGCTTTGCCTGATAAATTTATCAAGCAAATAAACTATACGAACTCAGTCAACGATATTTCCCTTTTTAACAATATCCTGGACTTTCAGTTAAATTATTTAGGCCTAAAAAATCGATTATTCACCAACTTTGACAACAAAATAAAAGGAGAATACTTTTTAGATTTAATTAAGATATTAAAAAGTCTAATACATATAGACAGCATTAATATAGATTCTTTTGGCTATTTATACGAATACCTTCAGCAATATCAACTAATTAATAACGGATCACAATATTCTGATGCTGTTCAGTTAAAATTGAACTTGTCCAGACAAGACTATAAATATATAATCGTTCAATCAAATATTGATAAGAAAAAACAGGGAAGCTTTTTCACTCCCCCTGAGTTAATTGACAGGCTAATAAATTCAAGTCTCACTCCAAAGCTTGAAAAAATAACCTCTTTAAATGACTTATTAAAGTTTAAAGTACTAGATCCGGCCTGTGGCGGGGGTAATATACTTTTACAGGTATTTTATAATTTATATGATAAAGCTTTAGAAGGTCTTAATCAAAGCATTCATCCTGAAGATTTAAAAAGATTAATCCTGAAAAACTGTATTTTCGGGATTGATATAGATGATTTTGCCTGTAATGTAACAAAATTAATCCTTTTCTTAGCTAGTGAACGATTAGACCATTTTGACAACATAATTAGCGGGAATTTTTTAATTGATAATCTTGAAAATTATCCCCATAATTTAGACTCAAGCAAACTATTCTTAAATAATAAATCCAAATTTTCCTTAATAATTGGAAATCCACCTTATTTAAACATTCAAAACCTTACAGAAACAGAGAAAAAACATTATGTCAGCAACTACATATCAGCA from Candidatus Melainabacteria bacterium RIFOXYA2_FULL_32_9 harbors:
- a CDS encoding glutaredoxin 3 → MPKAEVKIYTTDYCPYCKKAKSLLASKGLKYEEIDITNDPDTRSKLVQMTGRNTVPQIFINSKHIGGYTDLERDNMSGHLDLLLNEQESES